TTCCGGGGAGCCGACATGATCAGAAACACCCGCAACGGTTGGGGCAGCGTTTCCCGCTGGCTGCACTGGGTATTGGCGCTCACGATCATCGGCATGATCGGCTTCGGCTGGTGGATGAACCACATCCCGGCGCGTCCCGACCGGTTCTTCTACCGCTCGATCCATGCCGACATCGGCTATGTGATCCTGCTGCTCACCGTGCTGCGTCTGGTCTGGCGCGTCATCAACCCGACGCCGGCACTGCCGGCCGACAGCCAGCCCTGGCAGAAGCTCGCCGCCCGCATCAGCCACGGCGCGCTCTACCTTGCCGTGATCGTCGTCGTCATGCTCGGCTGGGCCCATTCCGGCGCGCACGCGCCTGATTATTCGGACTTCTTCGGCCTGTTTCACGTGCCGCAATTCACCTCTCCCGACCGTGCGACGGCGAACGCCTACGAGGACCGCCACATTTTCTTTGCCTATGTGCTGCTCGCCCTGATCGCGGTTCACCTG
This genomic stretch from Bradyrhizobium sp. CCGB12 harbors:
- a CDS encoding cytochrome b, encoding MIRNTRNGWGSVSRWLHWVLALTIIGMIGFGWWMNHIPARPDRFFYRSIHADIGYVILLLTVLRLVWRVINPTPALPADSQPWQKLAARISHGALYLAVIVVVMLGWAHSGAHAPDYSDFFGLFHVPQFTSPDRATANAYEDRHIFFAYVLLALIAVHLVAALWHHFIRRDGVVARMVAEDAR